Proteins encoded within one genomic window of Pigmentiphaga sp. H8:
- a CDS encoding GNAT family N-acetyltransferase has product MSAHATVRPARLEDVAPILALMRGLAEYENLTHLFLARDEDLRDALFGPHPAAECLVADVEGDVVGYALFFHNYSTFLGRRGLYLEDLYVAPDQRGRGLGKRLLRALAALAVERRCGRFEWSVLDWNQPAIDFYEAMGADVLPEWRIVRVTGEALARLGSTTG; this is encoded by the coding sequence ATGAGCGCGCATGCCACGGTCAGGCCGGCGCGGCTGGAGGACGTCGCGCCCATCCTCGCCCTGATGCGCGGACTGGCGGAATACGAAAACCTGACCCACCTGTTCCTGGCCCGCGACGAAGACCTGCGGGACGCCTTGTTCGGGCCGCATCCGGCCGCGGAATGCCTGGTGGCGGACGTGGAAGGCGACGTGGTGGGCTATGCCCTCTTCTTCCACAACTATTCCACCTTCCTCGGCCGCCGGGGCCTGTACCTGGAGGACTTGTACGTGGCCCCCGACCAGCGTGGCCGGGGGCTGGGCAAGCGCCTGCTGCGCGCCCTGGCCGCCCTGGCGGTGGAACGCCGCTGCGGCCGTTTCGAGTGGAGCGTGCTGGACTGGAACCAGCCCGCCATCGATTTCTACGAGGCCATGGGCGCCGACGTGCTGCCCGAGTGGCGCATCGTGCGCGTCACGGGCGAGGCCCTGGCGCGACTGGGATCGACGACCGGATGA
- a CDS encoding methyl-accepting chemotaxis protein: MHDTSGFSGGETRPAPVSLTARSSLKGRLAALVALAVVLLLAVQGWSVYSERQLLLEAKKSEILAVAQGAWGIVNHYQEQQQKGQLTQQQAQEAAKAALQGLRYGGGNGKAEYIFVTDEQGLIVMNGGNPALAGSNAITRSGDKRDPGVAMQERMAAMRDGGGQSTMRILFARPGETEPVPKLNIYKHFQPWNWVIGTGVYIDDLDQVISRRLVTGIGTALALAVVLLLASGLIARGVIRQIGGEPRAVLDIMRRAAGGDLSQKLPDAEPGSLLDGFARMSESVRNLIARVREEAATMKRDAHRIAESVNQVSAAAVQQSDATSSMAAAVEELTVSVAHISDAASQTQHNSEGVAEKCRDGETRVMSAAESMKRIASAVGEASHKIRGLEERAVQINSIAASIKEIAGQTNLLALNAAIEAARAGEQGRGFSVVADEVRKLAERTSSATVEIEEMVSAVQRETAESTVTMEHILPMVAEGTSLADEVAVSLREISSSADTSLERVREVAHATKEQSAASTSIAQQVESIAQMVEETTAAMGETARSAEEMREMAERLDRMVGVFRV, encoded by the coding sequence ATGCATGATACGAGTGGTTTTTCCGGCGGCGAGACACGTCCCGCCCCGGTGTCCTTGACGGCCCGGTCGTCGCTGAAGGGCCGGCTGGCGGCCCTGGTGGCCCTGGCGGTGGTGCTGCTGCTGGCGGTTCAGGGATGGTCCGTCTACAGCGAGCGGCAATTGCTGCTCGAGGCCAAGAAGTCGGAGATCCTGGCCGTGGCTCAGGGCGCCTGGGGGATCGTCAACCACTACCAGGAACAGCAGCAGAAGGGGCAGTTGACCCAGCAGCAGGCGCAAGAGGCCGCCAAGGCCGCGCTGCAGGGCTTGCGCTATGGCGGCGGCAACGGCAAGGCCGAATACATCTTCGTCACCGACGAGCAGGGCCTGATCGTGATGAACGGGGGCAATCCCGCGCTGGCCGGCTCCAACGCCATCACCCGCTCGGGCGACAAGCGCGATCCGGGCGTGGCCATGCAGGAGCGCATGGCCGCCATGCGCGATGGGGGTGGGCAGAGCACCATGCGCATCCTGTTCGCCCGGCCCGGCGAAACGGAGCCCGTGCCCAAGCTGAACATCTACAAGCATTTCCAGCCCTGGAACTGGGTGATCGGCACCGGCGTGTACATCGACGACCTGGACCAAGTCATCTCGCGCCGGCTCGTCACCGGCATCGGCACGGCACTCGCGCTGGCGGTGGTCCTGCTGCTGGCCAGCGGCCTCATCGCCCGCGGCGTCATCCGGCAGATCGGGGGCGAGCCGCGTGCCGTGCTCGACATCATGCGCCGCGCCGCCGGCGGTGATCTCAGCCAGAAGCTGCCGGATGCCGAGCCGGGCAGCCTGCTGGACGGCTTCGCCCGGATGTCGGAGTCCGTGCGCAACCTGATCGCGCGGGTCCGCGAGGAAGCCGCCACCATGAAGCGCGACGCCCATCGCATCGCCGAATCGGTGAACCAGGTCTCCGCCGCGGCGGTCCAGCAGAGCGATGCGACGTCCTCGATGGCCGCGGCGGTCGAGGAACTGACGGTGTCGGTGGCCCATATCTCCGATGCGGCCAGCCAGACCCAGCACAATTCCGAGGGTGTGGCCGAGAAATGCCGCGATGGCGAGACCCGCGTCATGAGCGCGGCCGAAAGCATGAAGCGCATCGCCAGCGCGGTGGGCGAGGCCTCGCACAAGATCCGCGGCCTGGAGGAAAGGGCGGTGCAGATCAATTCCATCGCCGCCTCGATCAAGGAAATCGCCGGACAGACCAACCTGCTGGCCCTGAACGCGGCCATCGAGGCCGCCCGGGCCGGCGAGCAGGGCCGGGGCTTCAGCGTGGTGGCGGACGAGGTCCGCAAGCTGGCCGAGCGCACGTCGTCGGCCACGGTGGAAATCGAGGAAATGGTCAGCGCGGTCCAGCGCGAAACGGCCGAGTCCACCGTGACGATGGAGCACATTCTGCCCATGGTGGCCGAAGGCACCAGCCTGGCCGACGAAGTGGCGGTGTCGCTGCGCGAGATCAGCTCCAGCGCGGACACCTCGCTCGAGCGCGTGCGCGAAGTGGCCCATGCGACCAAGGAGCAATCGGCCGCCAGTACCTCGATCGCCCAGCAGGTGGAGAGCATCGCCCAGATGGTGGAGGAAACCACGGCCGCCATGGGCGAGACAGCCCGCTCGGCCGAGGAAATGCGCGAGATGGCCGAGCGGCTGGATCGGATGGTGGGGGTGTTCCGGGTCTAG